A window of the Dyadobacter pollutisoli genome harbors these coding sequences:
- the argC gene encoding N-acetyl-gamma-glutamyl-phosphate reductase produces MTLSTHKLIDSLKVGIIGAAGYTGGELIRILINHPNVEIAFAHSKSQAGKPVYATHTDLLGDTDLIFSGEDVQTLLNDQNLNAIFLCSGHGESKKFLDEYAVSDNIKIIDLSTDFRNESGGFVYGLPELQREKIRTATKIANPGCFATSIELAILPLANAGLIKDDIHVSAVTGSTGAGQSLSATTHFTWRNNNVSIYKAFTHQHLTEIKMSLGKLQDGFDKAVNFVPYRGDYTRGIMANVYTAFDGTLEEAKSIYKSFYASHPFTHVSDTPIDLKQVVNTNKCLIHLEVHDGQLLISSIIDNLTKGASGHAVQNLNLLFGLPEDSGLRLKAPAF; encoded by the coding sequence ATGACCTTATCAACTCATAAACTCATAGACTCTCTTAAGGTAGGTATAATAGGCGCGGCGGGCTACACGGGCGGGGAGCTGATTAGGATTTTGATCAATCACCCGAATGTAGAAATAGCTTTTGCACATAGTAAAAGCCAGGCTGGGAAACCGGTTTACGCGACGCATACTGACTTGCTAGGCGATACAGATCTGATCTTTTCAGGTGAAGACGTTCAAACACTTTTGAATGACCAAAACCTGAATGCTATTTTTCTGTGCTCTGGTCACGGCGAATCCAAAAAGTTTCTGGATGAGTATGCTGTTTCAGACAACATTAAAATCATTGACCTGAGTACTGATTTCCGTAACGAATCCGGCGGGTTTGTTTACGGGTTACCCGAATTACAAAGAGAGAAAATCAGAACTGCGACCAAAATTGCTAATCCGGGTTGTTTTGCGACAAGCATTGAACTGGCGATTTTACCACTTGCGAATGCAGGGCTGATTAAAGATGACATTCATGTTAGCGCAGTCACAGGTAGTACCGGCGCAGGTCAGTCGTTGAGCGCCACCACGCATTTTACCTGGCGTAATAACAATGTGTCGATATATAAGGCTTTTACGCATCAACATTTGACTGAGATTAAGATGAGTCTCGGGAAATTGCAGGATGGCTTTGACAAGGCGGTTAACTTCGTCCCTTATCGTGGCGACTATACCCGCGGAATTATGGCGAATGTGTACACTGCGTTTGACGGAACCCTGGAAGAAGCAAAAAGCATTTACAAGAGCTTTTACGCATCGCATCCATTTACGCATGTCAGCGACACACCCATTGACCTGAAGCAAGTTGTTAATACCAACAAATGCCTGATTCACCTGGAAGTACACGATGGTCAATTGCTGATTTCAAGCATTATCGACAATCTTACCAAAGGCGCTTCGGGACACGCTGTGCAGAACCTGAACTTGCTTTTCGGACTGCCAGAAGATTCGGGGCTGCGTTTAAAAGCACCGGCTTTTTGA
- a CDS encoding helix-turn-helix domain-containing protein translates to MIKPITNESDFQEAGKVIDALLDADLIENPADRKRALDILEAITVLAIDYEKRHYPIPKPDPIEAIKERMEQLHLTRKDVAPYFGGENRVSEVLNKKRNLTIKMIRELSKNLGIPADTLLTAC, encoded by the coding sequence GTGATCAAACCGATCACGAATGAATCCGATTTCCAGGAAGCCGGTAAAGTCATAGATGCGTTGTTGGACGCCGATTTGATTGAAAATCCAGCAGACAGAAAAAGGGCTCTCGATATTCTTGAAGCCATAACTGTCTTAGCAATCGATTATGAAAAAAGGCATTATCCAATCCCAAAACCGGATCCGATAGAGGCTATCAAAGAAAGAATGGAACAGCTTCACCTGACAAGAAAAGATGTTGCTCCATATTTCGGAGGTGAAAACAGGGTTTCAGAGGTTCTAAATAAAAAAAGAAATTTGACGATCAAAATGATCAGAGAACTTAGCAAAAATCTCGGAATACCTGCTGATACTCTCTTGACCGCCTGTTGA
- a CDS encoding type II toxin-antitoxin system HigB family toxin, whose amino-acid sequence MRIFTRATLREFWNRTPDARPALEFWYDAVEKKSFQNPNEVITFFKKADTVGNGRVVFNIAHNKYRLIAKFEYEKQLVFVRFIGTHRQYDQIDDIKNI is encoded by the coding sequence ATGAGAATTTTTACCCGGGCTACATTAAGGGAATTTTGGAATAGAACCCCTGATGCAAGGCCAGCACTTGAATTTTGGTATGATGCGGTGGAAAAAAAAAGCTTTCAGAATCCTAATGAAGTTATTACATTTTTCAAAAAAGCGGACACTGTGGGGAACGGCAGGGTAGTCTTTAACATCGCTCACAACAAGTACCGACTGATTGCAAAATTTGAATATGAGAAACAACTGGTGTTCGTGAGATTTATAGGCACACATCGTCAATACGATCAGATAGACGACATTAAAAACATTTAA
- a CDS encoding four helix bundle protein, protein MQNYQELKVWQKSHRFVLEVYQITNIFPKNETFGLVSQMRRSSVSIAANLAEGCGKKGALDIANFFQISLGSLHETEYYLLLSKDLQYITNEIFELRNLEIKEIKAMLVSLIKTVRNIS, encoded by the coding sequence ATGCAAAATTATCAGGAGCTGAAGGTCTGGCAAAAGTCACATCGATTTGTATTGGAGGTATATCAAATTACCAATATTTTCCCGAAGAACGAGACGTTTGGACTGGTTTCACAAATGCGTAGATCGAGCGTTTCGATTGCTGCTAACTTAGCAGAGGGATGTGGTAAAAAAGGTGCCCTGGATATTGCAAATTTCTTTCAGATCTCTTTGGGTTCTTTGCATGAAACAGAATATTACTTACTTCTTTCAAAGGACTTACAATATATAACCAATGAAATATTTGAGTTACGCAATCTAGAAATTAAAGAGATCAAGGCTATGCTAGTATCTCTGATAAAGACAGTTCGTAACATTAGCTAA
- a CDS encoding argininosuccinate synthase → MSQPKVVLAFSGGLDTSFCVKYLAEDKGYEVHSVLVDTGGFSDEELKTIEANAYALGVKKHATISKTSDYYNDCIKYLIFGNILKNNTYPLSVSAERVFQAVAVAEYAKEIGASAIAHGSTGAGNDQVRFDMAFRIIIPEAEIITPIRDLKLSREAEIEYLTAKGVGREWAKAAYSINKGLWGTSVGGKETLTSNQYLPESAWPTQVSKTEPETIALEFVQGELKGVAGESFENSVQAIQKLAAIAQPFGIGRDIHVGDTIIGIKGRVGFEAAAPLIIIKAHHTLEKHVLSEQQLYWKEQLSNWYGSLLHKGQFVEPVMRNIETFLTDTQSHVTGTVHVHLAPYRFHVEGIESPFDLMSSKFGSYGEMNNAWTGDDVRGFSKVASNQVMIYQKVSESNLS, encoded by the coding sequence ATGTCACAGCCCAAAGTAGTATTAGCGTTCAGTGGAGGATTAGATACCTCTTTTTGTGTAAAATATTTAGCCGAAGACAAAGGTTACGAAGTCCATTCGGTTTTGGTAGATACAGGTGGTTTCTCGGATGAAGAACTGAAAACCATTGAGGCCAATGCATACGCCTTGGGCGTGAAGAAACATGCAACTATTTCAAAAACCAGCGATTACTACAATGATTGTATCAAGTATCTGATTTTTGGAAATATACTTAAAAACAACACATATCCTCTTTCCGTAAGCGCAGAGCGCGTTTTTCAGGCAGTAGCAGTTGCTGAATACGCCAAGGAAATCGGAGCCAGTGCGATCGCTCATGGTAGTACCGGTGCTGGAAATGACCAGGTACGTTTTGATATGGCTTTCAGAATCATTATCCCGGAAGCTGAGATCATTACCCCGATCCGCGATCTGAAACTTTCCCGTGAAGCGGAAATTGAATATCTGACAGCCAAAGGCGTTGGCCGCGAGTGGGCAAAAGCTGCATATAGCATTAATAAAGGCCTTTGGGGAACTTCGGTAGGTGGTAAGGAGACATTGACTTCTAACCAATATTTGCCTGAATCAGCCTGGCCTACGCAGGTTTCCAAAACAGAGCCTGAAACCATTGCATTGGAATTTGTACAAGGTGAGCTGAAAGGCGTGGCTGGCGAAAGTTTTGAAAATTCCGTACAGGCGATCCAAAAGCTGGCGGCGATTGCACAACCTTTCGGAATTGGCCGTGACATACATGTTGGCGATACGATTATTGGTATCAAAGGCCGCGTTGGTTTTGAAGCCGCTGCGCCATTGATCATCATTAAAGCGCACCACACGTTGGAAAAACATGTGTTGAGCGAGCAACAACTATATTGGAAAGAGCAGCTTTCTAACTGGTACGGAAGCCTTCTACACAAAGGACAGTTCGTGGAACCAGTGATGCGTAACATTGAAACATTCCTGACCGATACGCAATCGCACGTGACGGGCACAGTGCATGTTCACCTGGCTCCATACCGCTTCCATGTAGAAGGAATCGAATCTCCTTTTGACCTCATGTCTTCCAAATTCGGTAGCTACGGCGAAATGAATAACGCCTGGACGGGCGATGACGTAAGAGGATTCTCCAAAGTTGCGTCAAACCAGGTAATGATTTATCAGAAAGTGAGCGAGTCGAATTTGAGTTGA